The Oleiphilus messinensis DNA segment CTTTCCTAGTTGTTATATCTGTTTCGAGGCAGTAATTACTGCCTCTTTTTATTTCCCCGCTCTGAACGATTGCTTTGCTCAAGTCCTTTGGCTGCTTGTCAGAACCGCTGTTGTAGCGCTGACGCTTTTACAATCTGAACCTTCCGGTTAAACACGATTTGCCCCGCCCTCCTGCGACCTAACCAAGAACAGGTCGATAACACTTCATTTGAATTGACTCAAGGTGTGAATCATGATTCACTAAACACATAATGTGAATTTGTGTTCACACTATCACGCTCACTGAAGACATTCACGGTACAACTATGGCTTATCGAGAATCCCCCGAAATCGCTGCGAGAAAAGCGGAACTCAGGGAAAAAATATTAAATGCGGCACAACAGCTGGTATCTGAGGGTGGTTTTCGAAACGCATCCATTCAGTCGGTGGCACAGCGTGCAGACATTGCGACAGGCACGGTGTATAAATATTTCAAATCTAAATCCGTTCTGTTTTCAGAAGTCTTCCGTCGGGCAACTCAGATTGAAGTCGACAAAGTTGCAGAGGCGATCAATCAGGAAGGCACCATATCTGAGCGGCTGGAGCAGGCCGTGAACTGCTTTTGCCATCGAGCAATCAAAGCCAACCACCTCGCCTGGTCACTGATCGCAGAACCGGTTGACCCGGAAGTGGATTTGGATCGATTGAATTACCGGAAAAAATACGCCGCTCTATTCGCCAATCTTATTGCCGAAGGGGTCGACAAAGGCGAGCTTCCGACTCAAGTGCCATCGGTGAGCGCTGCAGCACTGGTTGGTGCCTTGGCTGAAACCCTGGTCGGCCCACTTTCTCCAAATTCACCGAATTCCCCAGTCTTCAATGCCAATATCAATCAAGATGAAACCCTGTCAGTCGACGAAACTCTGACACTCGATGAATCAGCGCTGATCCGAGAAATCAGCCGGTTTTGTCATACAGCTATATCAGGTCACCCACCACCTTGCCGCCGCGATACAACGTTGCCGGGCCCAAACGAACAGGAGCAAAAATAATGACAACACATACTCAACAAAGCCGTTACCCGATGGCAGAAAAATGCCTGGCAACGACCCACGAAGTTCAGAATCAACCTACGGAGCTGGTCGATTACAACCTGTTCAGCACAGATACAGCACTGCAGGAGAGCGTTGCCCGGGAAGGCGGAAGCTGGGGCCTTCAAGAGCTGAACGATTTTGGCGCGCTGACGGGGCAACGGGATTATATTGAGCTGGGCTATCTGGCAAATGAAAACAAGCCGGCACTTCACACCCATGATCGCTTTGGCCATCGGATCGATCTGGTAAAGTTTCATCCTGCTTACCATCGTCTCATGGAAACATCGATCAATCACGGTTTGCACTCATCTCCCTGGAGCCAGCCCAGAACCGGTGCCCATGTTGTACGTACCGCAAAATGCTATATGCAGAGCCAAATTGAGGCTGCACACGGCTGCCCGATCACCATGACCTTCGCCGCGATACCCAGCTTGCGCAATCAACCCGAGCTGGCGGCGGTCTGGGAACCGCTAATCACCTCACGACACTACGATCCGGCCAACATACCGGCATTGGCAAAAAAAGGGGTGACGATTGGCATGGCGATGACCGAGAAGCAGGGTGGCTCTGACGTTCGAGCCAATAGCACAAAGGCCTATCCCATCGGATCTCCAGGCCCGGGCGAACTCTATGAACTGGTTGGCCACAAGTTCTTTGTGTCCGCCCCAATGTGTGACGCATTTTTGGTTCTGGCTCAGACCGAGAAGGGTTTATCCTGTTTCTTACTGCCCCGTTGGCGGCCCGATGGCAGCAAAAACCCGCTACAGATTCAGCGCCTGAAAAACAAGATGGGCAATGTCGCTAATGCTTCATCGGAAACTGAGCTGCGTGGGGCACTGGCCTGGATGGTCGGTGAAGAAGGTAAAGGCGTAAAAACAATCATCGAAATGGTCTCGCTCACCCGCTTCGATTGCATGATGGGCTCCTCTGCGGGTATGCGTGCCGCAATAAACCAGGCACTCCATCATTGCCAACATCGGAGCGCATTCGGTAAAAGACTGATTGATCAACCACTAATGCAGAATGTTCTTGCTGATCTTGCACTTGAGTCAGAAGCAGCGCTAACACTCACGATGCGGCTTGCCAATGCACTCGACAACGGTGACCAAGAACACGACTCTAATTTGATCCGGATTGCAACGGCGATTGGCAAATACTGGATTTGCAAACGAACCCCCAATCACGCCTATGAGGCAATGGAATGCATTGGTGGAAGTGGTGTCATGGAGGATTCACTCATGCCACGCCTGTTCCGGGAGTCACCAGTCAATGCAATCTGGGAAGGTAGCGGCAACGTGCAATGCCTTGATGTGCTTCGCGCAATGTATAAAGAACCTTCAACACTGAATGCTTACTTTCAGGAAGTGCAACGCAGTCGGGGTGAAAACAAATACCTTGATACGTGCATAGACCAACTGTATCGCGCGCTACAGGATACCAGCCAATTTGAGTACAATGCCAGAACACTGGTTGACCAGATGGCCGTCGCATTACAGGCATCACTGTTAATTCAAGCGGGAAATACCAACATCGCCGACAGTTACTGTCTTGCCCGTCTATCCCAAACCGGTGCCCACCATTATGGCACCCTGCCAAAAGGGGTGGATTGCACCGGAATAATTGAGCGCGCCGCCTTAAAAAGATAGGATGAGTATGAGTACGGAATAGCGCTATTTGAGCGCCTCTGGCAGGCACAGAGCATCTAGCAAACAGAGGGCATCAACTATTCAAGCACAGGACACTCAGTATGCCACCAAACACTCAACGCACTTTACTTTGTTCAATTGATGAGATCGAACCGAACAACGCCAGAGGGTTTGAGATTCAAGGACAATCCATATTGGTCGTGCGCCACGAAACGCAAGTGTACGCCTATCTGAACCAATGCCCTCACACCGGGGTTGAGCTGAACTGGATGCCAGATCGATTTATGGACTTGGAGAAAGAGTATATCCAGTGCTCGGTTCACGGCGCGCTTTTCAAGATAAACAATGGATTATGCATTGCCGGCCCCTGTCAAGGTCGGCACTTGCAAAAGATACCCGTAGCCATTGAAAACAATTTGATTTATGCAAACCCGGACCTGATTTAGTCTTTGACAACCTGAACGACCACAGGATCATGGAGATATATCTCCTCTTGGGAAATACGAGTACGGTAAGCATACACTTCTACCCCCTGGTTCACGGCCTCGGAGAGGTTTTTTGCATATTCAGGATCAATATGCGCCGCCGCGGAGACGGTTGCCATGGTCGTATGGGAAACACAGAAGAACAAAACTGCCCGATGCCCAGCCTGCACCATTTCCATCAACTCCCGTAAATGCTTCTGCCCTCGGGTACTCACTGCATCGGGGAAATAACCGAATCCGTCGTCTTCCTGCAACGTCACATTCTTAACCTCGACGTAACACTTACGCACATCATCTGCATGATTCTCAAGGAGTATGTCAATGCGGCTATTTTCCGAGCCATACTTCACTTCCCTGCGAATCGTCTGATAGCCGCTCAATTCGGAAATAACGCCATTTTTGATCGCCTCTTCAACGAGCTGATTCGGCCGGGCAGTATTAACACAAACCGTTGCGCCATTTGGTAACTCAGCCAACTCCCAGGTCAAGGGTAACTTACGTTTGGCATTCCTTGAGTCCCACAACCATACCCGGCTGCCGGGATACAGACAGTTTTTCATCGATCCAGTGTTGGGACAATGAACAGTTACAACCTTTTTCTCGCCACTCTGTTGCAGTTCTACATCGGCCAAAAAACGTTTGTATCGTTTTATCAATACCGCCTCCAACAGCGGCTCTTCATAACGCATAACACAAGTTCCCAAATAAAATTCATCGTTTTGACACAAGGCTATCTTAACGTACTGCGCCGGACAACCGCACTTTAAAACACAAATTTCGCCCTAATACAGTGCAAAACCATCGAATCAAAAGACTCAGTGAAACCGGGGAAGTCAACAATACGCCAAAAAGATGCTAATCTGTATAAATCACTAAAATGACTTCGAAAATATTGGCACTTCAAAAACGAATCTGCTATTTTTCGCAAGCTCGGACAACAGGGCGGTCTGAGATTAAAGGTTTTGACCCCCAGGAACATGAAAGGCACCGGTGGTAGAGCATTCAGACCGAATTGAAATGGTGTTGAATCCAGTCCACTTGAAATTTTGAACAATGGGCAGTAAAGAAGAGGCCGACTCGGCCGGATCTTCCAGACAGTGAGTACGAGGCAGCACTATGCCAGAAAATAAAACTGAATTACCAAAATCTACTGACGGCTTCACCAATTTCACCCCCTACCAACCCCAGGACGGTGAAGAATACATGAGTGATGGGCAGCTGAAGCACTTCCGGCATATTCTAATGGCCTGGAAACAGGAGCTCATGGAAGAAGTTGACCGTACCATGCATCACATGCAGGAAGATGCCGCCAACTATGCTGACCCTGCAGATCGCGCTACACAGGAAGAAGAATTTAGCCTGGAGTTGCGTACCCGGGATCGCGAACGAAAACTGATTAAAAAGATAGACAAAACTATCGATCGAATCGACAAAGATGATTACGGCTTCTGCGATTCCTGTGGTATCGAAATCGGTATCCGCCGTCTTGAGGCCCGACCTACAGCAACGCTGTGCATCGAGTGTAAAACCGTGGCCGAAATAAAAGAGAAACAAACCGGAATCTAACGGATAGCCGGCGCATGTTCTGTGTTTTCTCTACTGCCAAAAATTCCTGCACTTACGTCACAGCGGAACATCTTGGCACACCGGTTTTCTGATTCAGGGGAACCGGTGAATACGCCTCTTAATCCCCCATTCCCCGCCAGCCCACGGCCAAACTAATGTATCGAGGTCGATTCGCACCATCACCAACCGGTAAACTCCATATGGGATCACTGGTTGCTGCAGTGGCCAGCTATCTTGATGCCCGCGCACATCACGGTGAATGGCTCGTCCGAATCGAAGATATCGACCCTTTACGGGAGCAACCGGGGGCCACAGACGCCATACTCGAAAGCCTGGAGCGACACGCGCTTTACTGGGATCAGCCAGTGCTCTACCAGTCCAAACGTTCCGAACACTATGAAGCAGGATTATCCAGACTTGCGGCGGCAGAAAAGCTTTATTGGTGCCCCTGTAGCCGCAAAATGCTGGCTCGGCATAACGGCCGACACCAATATGACTGCCCAACCATCTTCAATGCTGCACACGACACTCCCGCCCCTGCTGAGAGCGCACTGAAATTTAATCAGGCCACGACCGACTGGACTTGGCAGGATGCAGGCTGTGGAACGCAAAAATTCCATACCACTACGATCAGTGATGACTTTGTCGTCAAACGAAAAGAGGGGTATTATGCCTATCAACTTGCTGTAGTGATTGATGATATCGACCAGGAAATAACCCACATCGTGCGGGGCCAGGATTTGCTGGACTCCACCCCGATGCAGCTGAGTCTCTATGACACCTTAAGCACGCCCCCCCCTTTTTACCACCACACGCCATTGGTCTGCGGTCAAAACGGCCAAAAGTTAAGCAAGCAGAACAAAGCCCCCGAACTCGAAAACACCAAAGTACGGGAAAACCTCCGCTACGCACTCGAATTTTTGGGACTTCCAGTGCCAGAAACAATGCAGCCATGTGATCCGGAAACACTCCTGTCCTGGGCAGCGACACAATGGCTTAATACCCTTGCGCGCAACACCCGTAATCGTTAAACGTAAATGTCAACACCCCCTTTTTCCGGTATGTGATCAAATACCGCAATACTGTGATTTTATTAATCCAGAAGATGTAGGCTCCCGGACAAATGTGATAACATCACTCGTTTCAGGCACATGAGCCCCTGATACGAGTGGTGCTAAAGCCAATCATTGTAAATGTGCTTTAATCAATCGTGCTCATGGCAGGTTTGGGAATATATGTAGATGGTAAATAACAGCCAGCAATGTACTTATACCGCTTAGTATTTTTGCTCATTTTGAGTATTTACGTTTTCTCTCCGGTAATTATGGACTGGTGGATCGACCCCGGCAGCTCATGGTATCGCCCCTATCTGATCTGGCTATTCATAATTGGCCTGTCATACTGGCTGGAACAACGACGGGATAAACATGAGCTTTAACCTGTTACAACTGTTGTTGATTGGCCTCGCTTACCTCTCCGTTTTATTTGGTGTTGCTTACGCAACAACAGCAGGCTGGGTTCCCCGTCAGTGGGTTAACCATCCCGCAACCTATATTTTATCGCTAGGCGTCTACGCCAGTGCCTGGGCACTGTTCGGATCGGTTGGACTTGCCTATGAGAACGGGTTCGGCTTTCTTGCCTATTATCTAGGTGTCTGTGGTGCATTTCTGCTCGCTCCGGTGTTATTGGTTCCCATACTGCGGATCACCCGTACATTTCAATTATCTTCACTTGCAGACTTATTGGCCTTCCGGTACCGAAGTGCCTGGGTGGGCACAACCAGCGCCCTGGTTATCCTGGTATCCGGCATAATCCTCATTGCGCTACAAATTCAAATTGTCACATCCACGATTAAAATCCTCGCGCCGCACTCATCGAAAAACACCCTGGGCATTCTCTTCTGCTTCATCATGGTTGCGTTTGCGATCATGTTTGGTGCTACGCGCACCAGTGAAAACGAGAAAAGCGAGGGACTTATTGTTGCAATTGCATTTGAGTCTATCGTCAAACTGGTCGCCTTCCTTGCCATCGGTTTCTTTGCTATTTATGAAATCTTCGGCGGTTTTACCGAGATGAATGAGTGGCTTGACGCCCATGGCAAACGGGTCAGTGCGTTCGAACGACATCTGGATGACGGCCCCTGGCGCGCCTTGCTGCTGATTTTCTTCGCCTCCGCGATTGTTGCACCCCACATGTTCCATATGACATTCAAAGAAAATCTCTCGCCGCGTTCACTTTATAAAGCAAGCTGGGGTGTTCCGCTTTATCTATTTCTGATCAGTCTGCCAATCCCCCCGATTCTATGGGCCGCAATCAAAACGGGCTCTCCAACTATCCCGGATTACTTTACCCTCGGAATCACAATCACCACGAACTCGCCGGTGATTGCGGTAATCGCTTATATTGGGGGCCTCTCTGCAGCGAGCGCACTGATTATTGTTACCACTTTGGCACTCTCCTCTATTTCCCTGAACCATATCATTCTGCCAATTTACCGACCACTGGATAAAGCCAATATCTACAGCTGGCTGAAATGGATCAAGAGTGCACTCACATTCAGCATTCTGGCAGCAGCTTACCTGTTCTACTACACCTCTACTGAACACCTCAGCCTGGCAACGCTAAGCACATTGACATCCTCAGCGGGGCTACAGTTGCTCCCGGCGGTACTCGCCGTTTTATTTTGGCCGATTGGCAATCATAAAGGTGTTCTGGCGGGACTTGTTACCGGCCTGGCAATCTGGTTCTTTGCCATGTTTGTACCGGCCGTGTTTGCTTATGACATTTTGCAAGCTTTGCCCTTCGACCTCGACTACCAGCTTTCAATGGATCACTGGCATATCTACTCGCTGGGCGGGCTCACCATCAATGCGATGTTGTTTGCACTGATATCGCTATTTTCCACCACTCCAGCCGCAGAACAAAGTGCCGCACAGTCCTGCTCGGTCGATGCATTGTCCAGACCAGCACGACGAGAGCTCGAAGCAGGCTCTTCTGAAGACTTCAAAATTGCGCTCAGCAAACCACTGGGGCAAAAAATGGCGGAACGAGAAGTGTCCGACGCCTTAAAAGAACTTAATCTACCGGAGACCGAGTACCGCCCCTACGCACTGCGCCGGTTACGGGATCAGATTGAAGCAAACCTGTCTGGACTCCTGGGCCCGTCAATCGCTCAGGAAATTGTCAAGCGTCACCTGAGTTACAAGGTGTCGGAACAACCCAGAGGGCGTGACATTCATTATGTCGAACGCACACTGGAAGATTATCAGTCCCGCCTGACCGGCCTGGCAGCCGAGCTTGACAGCTTGCGCCGCTATCATCGCCAAACGCTGCAAAACCTCCCTATTGCAGCCTGTTCACTGGGCAGTGACATGGAAATCCTGATGTGGAACCAGGCAATGGAAGAGTTAACCACAATCAGCTCCAATGACGTTATAGGCTCGCGCATATTTACGTTGCCCATGCCGTGGAGCGAACTGCTGCTGAGCTTTGCAGAGGGCATAAATGCACACCTGTATAAACAACGCATTGACCTACTGGGTACACCGCACTGGTTAAGCCTGCACAAAGCCATGATCGACGGCCCGGAAAATACCGAACAGGGCCAGGTTATTCTGGTAGAAGACAATACCGAAACCCAGTTACTGGAAGACAAACTGGTCCACAATGAACGCCTCGCCTCTGTCGGACGCCTGGCAGCAGGGGTAGCCCACGAAATTGGCAACCCGGTTACCGGTATTGCCTGCCTGGCACAAAATATGAAACTGGAAACGGACAATGAAGCCGTTCTGACAATTTCCCAGCAGATCATTGATCAAACCAAGCGGATTTCTAATATTTTACAGTCCTTGATGAATTTCTCCCGATCCGGAAACTACGCCCAACCCATGGCAAAAGATTCATCAAACATGCGCCGTTGTGTCCAGGAAGCCATCGACTTATTATCCCTGAGCGACAAAGAACTGGATATCGAATACCTTAATCTGGTTCCCAGCGATCTGGCCGTTGTCGGTGACGAACAACGCTTGGTACAGGTTTTCATTAACTTGCTCGGCAACGCAAAAGATGCCTCGCCTGCAAGCAGTATTATTCGTGTGACTGGTAAACTGGACGGCTACTCCGCTATCATAGAAGTTACCGATATGGGGTGCGGCATTCCCGCCGATCAGCTCGATCACATATTCGAACCTTTTTATACAACCAAAGGGCCCGATAGAGGCACCGGGTTAGGATTATCTCTGGTATACAGCATTATTGAAGAGCACTACGGCCAAATTGAAGTCGCGAGTCCCGCGGACTCAGTCACCGGCCAAGGCACTAAAGTGATCATCAACTTACCAGCTCAAATTGAAAAACTCACAGAAAGATCAGACGAACCAGGTTTATAACTATGAATCGCATACTTGTGGTTGAAGATGAGGATATCATTCGTTCCGCACTGCAGAAACTCCTCACGCACAATCAATATGAGGTGGATTGTGCAGGTTCGGTGGATGAAGCACTAAGTAACTTTAACGTCACCGAATACGACCTCGTGATCACAGACCTGCGACTTCCCGGCAGGCCCGGCACGGAGCTCATTGATGCCGCCAGCCCGGCCCCAGTGTTGATTATGACAAGCTATGCAAGTCTGAGATCAGCAGTCGATTCGATGAAAATGGGCGCAGTTGACTACATCGCCAAACCCTTCGATCACGATGAAATGCTGGCAGCAATTGCCTCGATTTTAAATCGTAAACAGTCTGTTCGAACTGAAGCGACAACAGAAGAAACCCCCACCGCCTCCGGTCAACCCCTTGAAATCAAAGACCTGATTTACGGTGAATGTGAGGCCATGGAAAAGGTCTTTCATTTGATTGGTAAAGTCGCACCAACAGATACAACCGTGCTGATTCAAGGTGAATCCGGAACCGGTAAGGAACTGGCTGCCAGAGCTTTGCATCAGTTCAGTGTCAGGAATGGCAAGCCACTAATTTGCGTGAATTGTGCCGCGATACCGGAAACACTCATTGAATCAGAACTATTCGGGCACGAGAAAGGCGCTTTTACCGGTGCAGTCAACGCACGAAACGGCTTGGTTGAGGCTGCAGACGGCGGCACACTGTTCCTCGATGAAATCGGAGAGCTACCACTGGAGGCCCAGGCCCGATTATTACGCGTACTACAAGAAGGCGAAATACGCCGTGTGGGTTCAACCCAATCAAAGCAAGTCAATGTGAGACTCATTGCCGCAACACACCGGAATCTACGAGCCCTCTCCAAAACCGGTGAGTTTCGGGAAGATCTTTACTATCGCCTGAATGTCATGCAAATTCGTTTACCCGCGCTCAGGGAACGAGGGGATGATCGCTTGGGGTTGGCCAAACGCTTACTCGATAAAATTTGTGAGAAAGTGGGTCGCTCAAGAGCCCAGTTATCTCCGGAAGCAATGCTGGCTATCCAATCCCACAACTGGCCAGGTAATGTACGTGAACTGGAAAATGCAATAGAACGAGCGGTTATTCTGTGTGACGGTGACGTGATCGATGCACCATTGCTCGACCTGGAAACCGATACTGAAGTGCACAAGTTATCAACCGGACTTGCCGCATCTTCCAACGAAAGCCATGACGAAAAACCGCAGGATCTGTCATTGGAGGACTACTTTCAACATTTCGTTCTCGAAAACCAGGACAAGATGAGCGAAACCGAACTCGCGCAGAAACTCGGAATCAGCCGCAAAAGCCTGTGGGAAAGAAGACAGCGACTCGGTATTCCACGCAAGAAAGCGAACAAATAAACTTCATCCGGACGACCTTCCAACACCACGTATTATCGAATTACTCTTCTTCCGTGCCCCGCTCTTGCAACATTCAGCCGCTCCGGCAAGTGCGTGAGAAAGGGCGGCGCGAAGGGAGATGACGGGTAAAACAAGCAGATCCCCTGTGACAGAACGATCACTTCAACCACACCCCCCCAACATGTCCAAAATTTAACAGGACATTTATCAAATAACACCTATACTAAAAATAACGACAGTACAACTACCCACTAGGTGGTACACTAGATCAAACAAAATAAACACGAGCTGCATTTACATCCTCCCAACTCGAAAACTGACATGTTACTCACCCCGACTCGTGTTACCTGAAGAAACACAGAAAAAGATAAATCAGTCCAGTGAGGTAACAAAATTAGTAACACCACTCTAATTTCAAATCCCCCAAAAATGCTATCCCATTGATTTTCTTGAATTAGCAATTCCTGGCACAGCCCCTGCAATATTTAGCGCAAACAAAAATAACAAACTTAGTAAAACAAAAATAAAAACCCACACTGGCCTATAAACAAAAATAACAAAAGGCATAGAGTAAGTCGGAGTTCATAATTCGGTCTTACAGTAGGTGAAATAAATAGACAAATATTCAGACAAGCTCAAAACAAAAATAAAAACAGTTACAAATGCAGCGTCTTAACTTAACAATATTGTCGATTTAATACTTACTCCGAAGGATGTGTCGATGAAACTTATTAGCATCAAACGTAGCCTAACGGCAACCAAGATGCCTTACGAAAACGCTATGGGACAAGGACGCAACAACAATAACAAATTGTCTACTCTTCTCAGCATGGGAAAGCGGCTGCTTTCCCTGTTTGCTCCTTTACTAACATCCTGACGCAAATCGTTTCCAGCAACGGGTCATCGACCAAGCTGCAACCTCTAACACCACCCTACTCGCCAAGTTGTCAACATTACTGTAGACTTAGCCAACACCGGGCTTGATAAATCTCTGAATAGAGCATAGTAAAACAAGCCGATGACCATAATCCAACTACTATAATGACGGGCACATACCGTGTACATCAACAGATTGAGCCCACAATAAAGTGGTACGTTTTTCTGTGACAAAACCAAGGCGTCATGATTAAAAAATTACTCGATTATTTACCAGGCAATAAAAGAAAAAAAGCCTTACCAAGTCAGCCAAAGCTGAATATCATTCCCCGCTCTGAACACCATGTATCTCGGAACGATATTAGCGATCACGCCCTGAAAGTTCTTTATCGTCTTAACAAAGCAGGTCATGAAGCCTACCTGGTTGGAGGTGGAGTTCGTGATTTACTGTTGCATAAACACCCTAAAGATTTTGATATCGCAACCAGCGCTTCGCCTGAAGAAGTACACAATCTCTTCCGAAATTCCCGCTTGATTGGCCGCCGATTTAAACTGGTTCATGTTTTATTCGGGCGGGAAATCATAGAGGTTGCAACATTTCGTGGTCAGCATAAAGAAGATGACAAACACAGTGCCAGCAGTGAAGAAGGCATGATCTTGCGGGACAATGTTTACGGCACCAAAGAAGAAGATGCGCTAAGAAGAGACTTTACGGTTAACGCACTTTATTACTGTGTGAAAGACTTTTCAATCCATGACTACGCCAATGGTCTTGAAGACCTGAATAAAAAACAGCTCAGACTGATCGGAGACCCGGACACCCGATACCGCGAAGATCCTGTCAGAATGCTTCGGGCAGTTCGCTTTGCAACTAAACTGGACTTTGATCTCGAGCCATCAACGGCGAAGCCAATTACGGAGCTGGCAGACTTGCTAGCGCATATTCCGTCTGCGAGACTCTTTGAAGAAGTTCTAAAACTGTTCATGTCAGGCCACGCATTGGAGAATTTTCTCATGCTTCGGGAACTCGGCCTGTTCAAACACCTGTTCCCGGATGCAGATGCCTGCCTGAATCAAAACAATGAACGGGATTACCGATTTATTGAAATCGCACTCAAAAATACAGATATTCGCATCAAACAAGACAAGCCGGTAACCCCTGCGTTTCTTTACTCTGCGTTTCTCTGGCTACCATTACAAGACGAATGGCAACGCTCGCAAAAAGCAGGCAATTCTGCATTCCCGGCATTACACATGGCGGCGAACAAAGTGATCGACCGACAGACCAGGGCAACCTCGATTCCAAAACGATTTGGTATTCCGATGAAAGAAATCTGGGAAATGCAGCTACGTTTGCCAAAACGTCAGGGAAAACGAGCGGAACAGATTGCGAGCCATCCCCGCTTCAGAGCCTCTTACGACTTTTTGCTGCTCCGGGAGCAATCAGGAGAAAATCTGGATGGACTTGGTCAATGGTGGACGGATTACCAAAAATCCGACGCTCACAGCAAGCGTAAACTGATAAAAGACACCGTTCCCAACGGCCCCAGAAAACGCAGCAGAAGCCGCTCCGGCCCAAGGAAGAAACCCGGTCAAAAGCCAAATCAATAGGCTATCGCAACTAGCCTGGAACGCCAATTAATACAGATTTGCAGTTAACAAGAATAACAAGGGAGTCCTTTTGGCAGCATCTCATACCGCACCAAAAGTCTACATTGCGCTCGGCAGTAACCTCGCCGACCCTAACGCGCAATTGAACGAGGCCATCAGTCGACTACGTCAGGTAAGCGGTATCACAATCACCGCTTACTCCTCGATCTATAGCAGCCACCCGGTGGGCCCTCAGGATCAACCGGATTACGCCAATGCCGTCGTCGAAATTACAACTAATCTGTCGCCACAGACATTACTCAAAGTCCTGAAGAATATTGAGGCCGAACAAGGCAGAACTGCTGGACGGCGCTGGGGAGAACGCCTAATTGACCTAGATATCATCCTATACGGCAATCAAGAGATCCGAACCCCCGATTTGACCATCCCTCACCTGGAAATGGCAAACCGGAACTTTGTATTGCTTCCCTTGGCTGAAATAGCGCCCCATACAACCCTTCCCTGCGGAACAACAATCCTGGCGCTGATTGATAAATGTCCCGACAACCCTCTGCACAAAATTGGCGCTTTCAAGCATTGAGCCCAGCCCAATAGACTCGACAAATGCGCTGAAGCAGGGAATACTGGTCAAGCAGTATCTGACTAACGAACTAACACGAGAGACCCTAACATGGCAACGACAATTCAAACACTGCATAAATTGAAAACAGAGCGCGAGAAGTTTTCCTGTTTGACTGCCTATGACGCCACGTTTGCTCATGCCGTAAGCACAAATGGCGTAGACGTAATTTTGGTTGGGGATTCACTCGGCATGGTACTACAGGGTGAAGACTCAACACTTCCGGTCACGATGGAAGATATGATTTATCATGTTCAGTGCGTTAAAAATGGCAACCAGGGATCATTG contains these protein-coding regions:
- a CDS encoding TetR/AcrR family transcriptional regulator, producing MAYRESPEIAARKAELREKILNAAQQLVSEGGFRNASIQSVAQRADIATGTVYKYFKSKSVLFSEVFRRATQIEVDKVAEAINQEGTISERLEQAVNCFCHRAIKANHLAWSLIAEPVDPEVDLDRLNYRKKYAALFANLIAEGVDKGELPTQVPSVSAAALVGALAETLVGPLSPNSPNSPVFNANINQDETLSVDETLTLDESALIREISRFCHTAISGHPPPCRRDTTLPGPNEQEQK
- a CDS encoding acyl-CoA dehydrogenase family protein, with product MTTHTQQSRYPMAEKCLATTHEVQNQPTELVDYNLFSTDTALQESVAREGGSWGLQELNDFGALTGQRDYIELGYLANENKPALHTHDRFGHRIDLVKFHPAYHRLMETSINHGLHSSPWSQPRTGAHVVRTAKCYMQSQIEAAHGCPITMTFAAIPSLRNQPELAAVWEPLITSRHYDPANIPALAKKGVTIGMAMTEKQGGSDVRANSTKAYPIGSPGPGELYELVGHKFFVSAPMCDAFLVLAQTEKGLSCFLLPRWRPDGSKNPLQIQRLKNKMGNVANASSETELRGALAWMVGEEGKGVKTIIEMVSLTRFDCMMGSSAGMRAAINQALHHCQHRSAFGKRLIDQPLMQNVLADLALESEAALTLTMRLANALDNGDQEHDSNLIRIATAIGKYWICKRTPNHAYEAMECIGGSGVMEDSLMPRLFRESPVNAIWEGSGNVQCLDVLRAMYKEPSTLNAYFQEVQRSRGENKYLDTCIDQLYRALQDTSQFEYNARTLVDQMAVALQASLLIQAGNTNIADSYCLARLSQTGAHHYGTLPKGVDCTGIIERAALKR
- a CDS encoding Rieske (2Fe-2S) protein; this translates as MPPNTQRTLLCSIDEIEPNNARGFEIQGQSILVVRHETQVYAYLNQCPHTGVELNWMPDRFMDLEKEYIQCSVHGALFKINNGLCIAGPCQGRHLQKIPVAIENNLIYANPDLI
- the sfsA gene encoding DNA/RNA nuclease SfsA, with protein sequence MRYEEPLLEAVLIKRYKRFLADVELQQSGEKKVVTVHCPNTGSMKNCLYPGSRVWLWDSRNAKRKLPLTWELAELPNGATVCVNTARPNQLVEEAIKNGVISELSGYQTIRREVKYGSENSRIDILLENHADDVRKCYVEVKNVTLQEDDGFGYFPDAVSTRGQKHLRELMEMVQAGHRAVLFFCVSHTTMATVSAAAHIDPEYAKNLSEAVNQGVEVYAYRTRISQEEIYLHDPVVVQVVKD
- the dksA gene encoding RNA polymerase-binding protein DksA; protein product: MPENKTELPKSTDGFTNFTPYQPQDGEEYMSDGQLKHFRHILMAWKQELMEEVDRTMHHMQEDAANYADPADRATQEEEFSLELRTRDRERKLIKKIDKTIDRIDKDDYGFCDSCGIEIGIRRLEARPTATLCIECKTVAEIKEKQTGI
- the gluQRS gene encoding tRNA glutamyl-Q(34) synthetase GluQRS; translated protein: MYRGRFAPSPTGKLHMGSLVAAVASYLDARAHHGEWLVRIEDIDPLREQPGATDAILESLERHALYWDQPVLYQSKRSEHYEAGLSRLAAAEKLYWCPCSRKMLARHNGRHQYDCPTIFNAAHDTPAPAESALKFNQATTDWTWQDAGCGTQKFHTTTISDDFVVKRKEGYYAYQLAVVIDDIDQEITHIVRGQDLLDSTPMQLSLYDTLSTPPPFYHHTPLVCGQNGQKLSKQNKAPELENTKVRENLRYALEFLGLPVPETMQPCDPETLLSWAATQWLNTLARNTRNR